A genomic window from Flavobacterium hankyongi includes:
- a CDS encoding Piwi domain-containing protein translates to MSQQLYFNLLTFDWPQKPITLYFSLEQIKGSVLVYKSNHPNNITEIFPNLGNEGIEKIYTTFDKNVEGTTPLEIDFNDKNVFFYKDFLNYKLYHYFKSISGVVVTRNFIKEPQVWVINKTEEKKDFWVFNKFSLKIQFSKVSKFPELVIAYDDTSKMSKKSVLEVLEDVPATYIKKIINDKSVLNYQKIDAELKTSIDLEKSWPILNRELASKLNIDVEVERTKNRYIRYNTAIDEFVQTYLNNADFKTLIPLHSLNYLPVEETRILYVDRSCNDLVFKGGEIGFTPKLDFPTKGALVTSPKPNITIFYIFHESHADVCLELHNHLQKGTGTYYKGLYKFANIESHTEKTLAIKYKDENNPLPEIIEKLNNSNFNYENTYVAFYISPIAKFDEDKARKKVYYRVKEELLKRRIISQVIDFEKLKSKINNYQFELNNISLALLAKLEGKPWQLSTSSNRDLIIGVGAFKNVDENTNYVASAFSFNNSGSFKKFEYFTKSDTNLLAGSICDAIHQYANLEENPTKVVIHFYKEMSDKELKPIIQKMNRLNLDCPLYIININKTNSEDLIAFDNNWYNRLMPKSGTIINIGKKEYLLFNNTRYNDSEKHSEQEGYPFPIKLKISSPNNEEDLDNFEIKKLIEQVYQFSRLYWKSLRQQNVPITIKYPEMVAEIAPHFESGNIPPHGKEILWFL, encoded by the coding sequence ATGAGCCAACAATTGTATTTCAACCTACTAACTTTTGACTGGCCACAAAAGCCAATAACACTTTACTTTAGTTTAGAACAAATTAAAGGAAGTGTTTTGGTATACAAATCAAACCACCCAAACAACATAACAGAAATTTTCCCAAATCTAGGAAATGAGGGTATTGAGAAAATCTACACCACTTTCGATAAAAATGTCGAAGGCACTACCCCGTTAGAAATTGATTTCAATGATAAGAATGTTTTTTTCTATAAAGATTTTCTAAACTACAAATTATACCATTATTTTAAATCCATATCAGGTGTAGTAGTTACCCGTAACTTCATCAAAGAACCTCAAGTTTGGGTTATTAATAAAACGGAAGAAAAGAAAGACTTTTGGGTATTCAATAAGTTTTCATTAAAAATACAATTCAGTAAAGTTTCAAAATTTCCTGAGTTAGTTATAGCCTATGACGACACTTCAAAAATGAGTAAAAAATCAGTTTTAGAAGTATTAGAAGATGTCCCAGCAACATACATAAAAAAGATTATCAATGACAAATCTGTACTAAATTATCAAAAAATTGATGCAGAACTAAAAACAAGTATAGACCTCGAAAAATCGTGGCCTATCCTCAATCGTGAGTTAGCTTCAAAACTAAATATCGATGTAGAAGTAGAAAGAACAAAAAACAGATACATACGCTACAATACAGCTATTGATGAGTTTGTTCAAACCTACTTAAACAATGCAGATTTTAAAACCCTTATTCCCTTACATTCCTTAAACTACTTACCTGTTGAGGAAACAAGAATATTATATGTAGACAGAAGTTGCAATGACCTTGTATTCAAAGGTGGTGAAATTGGTTTTACTCCAAAACTAGACTTTCCAACAAAAGGTGCTTTGGTAACTTCACCAAAACCAAACATTACGATTTTTTACATATTTCACGAAAGTCACGCTGATGTGTGTTTAGAATTGCATAATCATTTACAAAAAGGGACAGGAACATACTACAAAGGTTTATACAAATTTGCTAATATAGAATCCCACACTGAAAAAACATTAGCAATAAAATACAAAGATGAAAATAATCCATTACCTGAGATTATAGAAAAATTAAACAATAGTAATTTCAATTACGAAAACACTTATGTAGCATTTTACATTAGTCCTATTGCAAAGTTTGACGAAGATAAAGCACGCAAAAAAGTATATTACAGAGTAAAAGAAGAATTACTCAAAAGAAGAATTATTTCTCAAGTAATTGATTTTGAAAAACTAAAATCAAAAATCAACAACTATCAATTCGAATTAAACAACATATCATTAGCCTTGTTAGCTAAATTAGAGGGGAAACCTTGGCAGCTTTCCACAAGTTCAAACAGAGATTTAATTATAGGTGTTGGAGCTTTTAAAAATGTAGACGAAAACACTAACTACGTGGCAAGTGCTTTTAGTTTCAACAATAGTGGTTCATTTAAAAAGTTCGAATACTTTACCAAAAGTGATACAAATCTGTTAGCAGGTTCAATTTGCGATGCAATACATCAATATGCAAACCTTGAAGAGAACCCAACCAAAGTAGTAATTCACTTTTACAAAGAAATGAGCGACAAAGAGTTAAAACCCATCATTCAAAAAATGAACAGGCTAAATCTCGATTGTCCTTTATACATCATCAACATTAACAAAACCAATTCAGAAGACTTAATTGCTTTTGATAATAATTGGTACAATCGTTTAATGCCAAAAAGTGGTACCATAATAAACATTGGAAAAAAAGAATACCTACTTTTCAACAATACAAGATACAACGATTCCGAAAAACATTCAGAACAAGAAGGCTATCCATTCCCAATAAAACTAAAAATTTCATCACCCAATAACGAAGAAGATTTAGACAATTTCGAAATCAAAAAACTAATTGAGCAAGTATATCAATTCAGTAGATTATATTGGAAATCATTAAGACAACAAAACGTACCCATAACCATCAAATACCCAGAAATGGTAGCCGAAATAGCACCTCACTTCGAAAGCGGAAACATTCCGCCACACGGTAAAGAGATATTATGGTTTTTGTAA
- a CDS encoding McrB family protein, producing the protein MKVNPKNIVNREELNLRLGIKCSLPDINKLLAVFYSIYAATKKSEIVFCVEYSNSNNKIAIKLKEEYESLIFNFFDSQINSEGIDKNVFLDYFNNSPLFTQHIESLQVALQLYWKLGEIIFEDKNKANTIERTGGNRYSKKIFFSTNVDLIELTFSNEENILSERFKNYLFNVIINKGSTDDSVNNKLSKLLSTFSEETTYKIRVSGTEIMFQQIGIYEEIILGNTVESNDSIEQVGPLRILKSSLSDNLNYYIEDTRNEGFKLHSNIEIEELKEYSSRVNTKLNLSPKSTNIEIIVPENVNTINETDLPKSKNIIYYGAPGTGKSNKIKDIVKGKEQFTERVTFHPDYDYNSFVGGYKPTSKNGEIKYEFVPQIFTNIYVKAWNDIEKNNYYLVIEEINRGNCAEIFGDIFQLLDRNPEYSISPSDELIDHLKKELKGDGLKGIEGDKMRLPDNLIIYASMNTSDQSLFPMDSAFKRRWDWEYIPITYKNGNNQNDDNLSFKFIVEIDDTTTFEWIEFIEKINLNHIMDNESLGMDKCLGNYFIMPDLANNHISLKSFVNKVIFYLWNDVFKDENSTLFKGLAYEKFFPVDDKGKEAVLKILNTLDVTINKK; encoded by the coding sequence ATGAAAGTTAATCCAAAAAATATTGTAAACCGTGAAGAATTAAATTTAAGATTAGGAATTAAATGTTCTTTACCTGATATAAATAAATTATTAGCTGTATTTTATTCTATTTATGCAGCAACTAAAAAAAGTGAAATTGTTTTTTGTGTTGAATACTCAAACAGCAATAATAAAATTGCTATAAAATTGAAGGAAGAATATGAATCCCTTATATTTAATTTTTTTGATTCACAAATTAATTCTGAAGGTATTGATAAAAATGTTTTTTTAGACTATTTTAATAACTCTCCATTATTTACTCAACATATTGAATCATTACAAGTAGCATTACAATTATATTGGAAACTAGGCGAAATAATTTTTGAAGATAAAAATAAAGCCAACACTATTGAGAGAACTGGCGGTAATAGATATTCAAAGAAAATATTTTTCTCAACTAATGTTGATTTAATAGAATTAACATTTAGTAACGAGGAAAATATACTATCAGAAAGATTTAAAAATTACTTGTTTAATGTTATCATAAATAAAGGTTCGACTGATGATTCAGTAAATAACAAATTATCAAAATTACTTTCAACTTTTTCAGAAGAAACCACATACAAAATAAGAGTTTCTGGGACAGAAATTATGTTTCAACAAATTGGTATTTACGAAGAAATAATATTAGGAAATACTGTAGAAAGTAATGATTCAATTGAACAAGTTGGTCCGTTACGAATTCTAAAGAGTTCTCTCAGCGACAATTTAAATTATTACATTGAAGACACTAGAAATGAAGGATTTAAACTTCATTCAAATATAGAAATTGAGGAATTAAAAGAATATTCTTCAAGAGTAAATACAAAACTTAATTTGTCACCAAAATCAACAAACATTGAAATAATTGTTCCTGAAAATGTTAATACAATTAATGAAACTGATTTACCAAAATCCAAAAACATAATTTATTACGGTGCTCCAGGAACTGGTAAATCAAATAAGATTAAAGATATAGTTAAAGGTAAAGAACAATTCACAGAAAGAGTTACTTTTCATCCTGATTATGATTATAATTCATTTGTGGGAGGATATAAACCTACTTCTAAAAATGGAGAAATTAAATATGAATTTGTTCCTCAAATTTTCACAAATATCTATGTTAAAGCATGGAATGATATTGAAAAAAATAATTACTACTTAGTAATTGAGGAAATAAATAGAGGTAATTGTGCTGAAATATTTGGTGATATTTTTCAATTATTAGATAGAAATCCCGAATACTCAATTTCTCCAAGCGATGAACTTATTGACCATTTAAAAAAGGAATTAAAAGGTGATGGATTAAAAGGCATTGAAGGTGACAAAATGAGGTTACCTGACAATTTAATTATCTATGCATCGATGAATACCTCAGACCAATCTTTATTTCCAATGGATAGTGCATTCAAAAGAAGATGGGACTGGGAATACATACCTATCACTTATAAAAATGGAAACAATCAAAACGATGATAACTTATCGTTTAAATTTATAGTAGAAATTGACGATACAACAACTTTCGAATGGATAGAATTTATTGAAAAAATAAATTTGAATCACATTATGGATAATGAGTCACTAGGCATGGATAAATGTTTGGGTAATTATTTCATAATGCCTGATTTAGCAAACAATCACATTTCTTTAAAATCATTTGTAAATAAAGTTATTTTCTATTTATGGAATGATGTTTTTAAAGATGAGAATAGCACACTTTTTAAAGGCTTAGCTTATGAAAAGTTTTTTCCTGTAGATGACAAAGGTAAAGAAGCAGTTCTAAAAATTCTAAACACATTAGATGTTACTATAAATAAAAAATAA